From the Streptomyces sp. NBC_00390 genome, the window GGCCCGCGAAGACGCCGGCGATCACCGAAGGGCCGACGGAGTCCAGGGCGTCGGCGATCGTGCGCTGGACGGCGCCTGCCGCGTCGATGACCGGGTCCCGGGTGGCAGGGTCGCGCTGGACGCGGATTTCGTACCAGCCGTAGTACGCGACGTACGCACCCACGAGCAGAAGCAGTCCGCCGCCGAGCCGAGGGGCGATGGCGCCAAGACGGCGCAGCCGGGTGACGGCAGTCGTGCGGGTGAGGGCGACGGTCAGCGAGGCGGCGCCGACGATCAGGCCCATCCCGCCCGCGTACGCGGCGAACAGCGCGATGCCCTCGCCGGTGGATCCGCCGCGGAAGGCGGAGACCACGATGGCGAGGAACGGTGCGATGGTGCAGCCCAGCGAGGCCGTGGCGTACGCCATGCCGAACAGTGCCATCGAGGGGAGGGAGCGGGTGACGGCGGGGGCCCGGCGGATCCTCGGGGTCAGGGCGGGCAGTTGGCGCCCGGCGAGCAGCCATGCCCCCGCCCCTGCCATGACGAGTCCGAAGACGATGGTGAACCAGGGCAGCTGCTCCTGGACCTGGCCCGCGACGGGCTGGATGGCCAGCCCGAAGACGCCGAAGAGCGCGGCGAAGCCGGCGGTCATCGCGGCGGTGGCCGTCAGCGCCCGGCCGACGGCGACCGTGCGGCCGGGGGCGTCGTCGCCGAGGACGAGCAGCGACAAGTAGGCGGGGAGCAGGGCGAAGCCGCACGGGTTGACGGCGGCGAGCATGCCCGCGCTGAGTGCGAGGGCGAGCGGCAGGTCGGCCATGGTGTACTCAGCCGGTGAGTCCGGCGACCTTCTCGGCCAGTCCTTCTCCGCCGGGCAGGACGCCTTCGTAGACGGTCTTGCCGTCCTTGTCGAGGATGACGTAGCGGCTCTGCTCGGTGACTTCGAACCGCTTCCACACGTCACCGGCCTCGTCGGACAGGTGAGGGAAGGAGCCGGTCTTCGTCTCGGAGACGAAGTCCTTCATGGCAGCGTTCTTGTCGAGGCCCGCGACGCCGACCACGTTCGCCTTGCCCGCATAGTCGGCGGCGACCTTGGCCGTCTCGGCTGCCTGAGCCTTGCACTTGGGGCACCAGGGGGCCCAGAACCACAGCACGGTCGGCTTGCCCGCCAGGGTCTTCACGTCGAACGGCTTGCCGTCCACCGTGGAGGCGGTGAACTTCAGCGCTTCGGGCACCTCGGCGCCGGTGCTGCCGGCGTCACCGCCGTCCGACGAGGCGGGCGGCTGCGCGGGGGACGACGTATTCGAGGGCGCTGCTCCGGCGTCCCCGGTGGAGTCTGAGCCGCCTTCGGTTCCGCACCCGGCGACGGTGATCAGGGCAGCGGCCATGACGGCCGGGACGAGGGTGCGGGCGCGCATGAAGGACTCCTGTGTGTTCGGGACCTGGTGCGACTGTAGATCCGCCAGGCCCGGCAGGCGTGCGCGGAGGGCTTACGGTTCGGTGACGTCAGCCCGCGACGTCCTTGAGGCGGGAGGTGTCGAGGACCGTGATGCGGCCACGGGCGAGGCGCAGCAGTCCTTGGGGATGGGGAGGAACATGGGCTGGTTTCTCGGTCTCGGCATTGCCGGTCTGGTGCTTCTTGTGCTCTCGCTGGTCTTCGACGGCCTGTTGGAGGGAGTCTTCGACGGGCTGAGCGGCGGTCTGGACGGATTTCGGTCGCTGCCGGTGATCGCCGGGTTCCTGTCGATGCTCGGTTTCGCCGGCGCGATCACGCTGGGCGCTACCGGTCTCGGGATGGGAGCGGCCACTGGGGTGGGAGTTCTGGCAGGGGCCGGCGCAGGGTGGCTGACGTGGAAGTTCAGCCGCGCTTTGATGAGTGACGCGGACTCGGACGCGCCGCGTGGTGAGGACCTGGTGGGCAGTTCGGGCACCGTTGTCACCGGGATTCCCGCAGACGGCTACGGCGAGGTACTGGTGTATCTCGGCGGGCAGCCCACGAAGTTCGCTGCGAACGGAATTGGACCAGCACCAGCCACCAGCAAGGCCACCGGATCGATCGCTGGCGACCCGCCGGCGAGAACCAAGGCACGTTCCTCGCCGGCAGTGAGCTCGGTGACCATGCGCGTCGGCCAGGAGCTTGGGAAGCCGAGCGCGGTCAGGAAATCGCGCGCAGTGCCGGCCGGTTCGGGGGAGGACAGCCCGGCGTGCAGCCGCTCGCGACGGCGTTGCTGGGCGTGCATGATCGGCCCAGGTAGGCGACACGCACCGCGATCGCCGTAATCGCCCACGACACAGGTCACCGGGCTTCAGCAGAGGTGTTTCCACTGGATCCTGGAGTCCGAGCGCGCGCAATTCACCGGAGACGGCAATCCCGGTGTGGTCGGTCTCTGGTAGGACGGGCCGTGCGCCAGTGGCGGGTTGCCGCAGGCCGGACAGGGGTCGAGCAGCGGGCAGTTGTGCCGACGGCACGCGTAGACCGTGCACGTCGGCGCGGCTCATGATGCACACGATGTCCGATAGTTGCGCCGGGATCTGGGTCACAGAAGTTCTGGTTTCGGTGGGGGTGAAAGTGTTGAGCGAGATGGCACCGGAGGGCTGCCCCGAGGGGGCTGCTGCTGTCTGCGAGGAGCTCGGCTCGGTGAACCGCCCTCTTGCCGGCCGGTGGTTGGTCCAGGATGGCGGTCATGGGGACGGGGCGTGGGTTCGGGCTGGCTTGGGCGGCTGCGGCGGCGGCGCTGTGCGGAATCGCTCTCGTACTGGGTGCGCGGGTGCTCCCCGCTGCCGGGACGGGTGACGTCGACCCCGCGGGTGCGCTACTGGGCCTGGTGGGCCTGGCCGCGACGGCGGTGGGCACGTTGTGGTCGGGACGGATGGCCTATCTGGCGCTGCGCTTGCAGGAGTCCGACGCGGCTGGGTTGGCGGACCGGTTGGCGCGGGAGGTGAAACGCCAGGAGGAGCAGGCACGCCGCCGATTGCTGGGCGGCAGCATCCGCTCGATCGACGTCTCCTTCGCCTTCGAGCCTGCTCCCGCGCACAACGCCGAAGGCGCCGCTCCGCACGGCATCCTGGGCGAAGTGGCCGACTATTACCGTGCCCTGCGGCCGGGACGACTGGTGATCACCGGCGCGCCGGGCGCGGGTAAGACGGTCCTGGCGCTGCACCTGATGATGCGCCTGCTGGAGGAGCGCAGACCAGGGGAGGCGGTGGCGGTGCGCATGACGCTGTCCGGCTTCGATCCCACCCGCCAGACCCTGGAGAAGTGGATCACCGAACGCCTGGTGCGCGACTACCCTCTGGGCACACGCGAGGCCCGGTTGCTGATGGCTGCCCGACTGGTGCTGCCGATCCTGGACGGCCTGGACGAGATGGATGAAGAAGACTTCCTGGGACATCCCACCTCCGCCGCAGCGGCCCGCGCCACCGCCGCGCTGCACGCCATGAACGCTTACCTGGACGGCACGGCCCTCGGCCAGTTGGTCGTCACCTGCCGCAGCGCGCCGTACTCCGTACTGGAGGCTGAGGAAGTATGGGCACAGGACGCCGCCCGCATCATGTTGCGCCCGGTCACCGCGGAAGCCGCCTGGGACTTCCTGGTCGCGCGCACCGCCGCGCCGCAGCGGTGGGAGCCGGTGCTGGACGCCCTCGCTCAGCACCCGGACGGCCCGCTGGCCCGCGCTTTGTCCACTCCGTGGCGGCTGACGGTGGCCGCCATCGTCTACGACCGGAGCCGTCCCAGCGGGATCTGGGACCGCTACCCCACAGAGTTGCTCGACCCCGCGCTGGACACCGAAGAGAAAATCCGCGACCACCTGCTCGGCCTGCTTGTCCCAGCCGCCACCGCAGGCCCCGTCCAGCCCGGTGCCGACCACGCGCCCGCCGCTCCCTACACCCCGGACCGGGTCCATGCCTGGCTGACCGTACTCGCCCTCTACCTGCAAACCAACACTGTGACCGGCCGGGAGATCAGCGGGCGGCTTCTGCCCGGCACTGACC encodes:
- a CDS encoding cytochrome c biogenesis CcdA family protein, which produces MADLPLALALSAGMLAAVNPCGFALLPAYLSLLVLGDDAPGRTVAVGRALTATAAMTAGFAALFGVFGLAIQPVAGQVQEQLPWFTIVFGLVMAGAGAWLLAGRQLPALTPRIRRAPAVTRSLPSMALFGMAYATASLGCTIAPFLAIVVSAFRGGSTGEGIALFAAYAGGMGLIVGAASLTVALTRTTAVTRLRRLGAIAPRLGGGLLLLVGAYVAYYGWYEIRVQRDPATRDPVIDAAGAVQRTIADALDSVGPSVIAGVFAGLLIAAAVLVRVRRARRRRTTGIDPHTI
- a CDS encoding redoxin family protein, whose protein sequence is MRARTLVPAVMAAALITVAGCGTEGGSDSTGDAGAAPSNTSSPAQPPASSDGGDAGSTGAEVPEALKFTASTVDGKPFDVKTLAGKPTVLWFWAPWCPKCKAQAAETAKVAADYAGKANVVGVAGLDKNAAMKDFVSETKTGSFPHLSDEAGDVWKRFEVTEQSRYVILDKDGKTVYEGVLPGGEGLAEKVAGLTG
- a CDS encoding NACHT domain-containing protein; translation: MGTGRGFGLAWAAAAAALCGIALVLGARVLPAAGTGDVDPAGALLGLVGLAATAVGTLWSGRMAYLALRLQESDAAGLADRLAREVKRQEEQARRRLLGGSIRSIDVSFAFEPAPAHNAEGAAPHGILGEVADYYRALRPGRLVITGAPGAGKTVLALHLMMRLLEERRPGEAVAVRMTLSGFDPTRQTLEKWITERLVRDYPLGTREARLLMAARLVLPILDGLDEMDEEDFLGHPTSAAAARATAALHAMNAYLDGTALGQLVVTCRSAPYSVLEAEEVWAQDAARIMLRPVTAEAAWDFLVARTAAPQRWEPVLDALAQHPDGPLARALSTPWRLTVAAIVYDRSRPSGIWDRYPTELLDPALDTEEKIRDHLLGLLVPAATAGPVQPGADHAPAAPYTPDRVHAWLTVLALYLQTNTVTGREISGRLLPGTDLVLHEMWPLAGSNRARVAHAALAAVLGFIALPGLLTPGPLFLTHREILQVIGIMAMPALMVMATYDPWQEPTRMSLTGLKTLRELVVMMLVAGLAMALVSAVKHDLATGAAFGLAALASTLGVALWGKAGNGGLTSRGIVRGDLMAGLAGGLGGALVATLVIALAPDNKPGPEPVPLSLGLCLGLMIWITTGRASARYLCLLLCTRRLWARVGWLPWGLGRFLDWCCEAGLMRTAGLAYQFRHRELQDYLARTAAP